The Struthio camelus isolate bStrCam1 chromosome 5, bStrCam1.hap1, whole genome shotgun sequence genome has a segment encoding these proteins:
- the SLC25A29 gene encoding mitochondrial basic amino acids transporter — MALDFLAGCVGGAAGVLVGHPFDTVKVRLQVQNVEKPLYRGTFHCFQSIIKQESVFGLYKGIGSPMMGLTFINALLFGVQGNTLRALGKDTPLNQFIAGSAAGAIQCVICCPMELAKTRMQLQGTGEYKLKMKNYKNSLDCLIKIYRKEGLRGINRGMVSTLMRETPSFGFYFLTYDCLTRYLGCEAEDSYVIPKLLFSGGMSGIVSWLSTYPVDVIKSRLQADGVGGVTQYSGILDCVRKSYHNEGWRVFTRGLSSTLLRAFPVNAATFATVTVFLMYMRSEEDLRECEPGPAIQQPSSL, encoded by the exons ATGGCTCTGGATTTCCTCGCGGGATGCGTCGGCG gtgcTGCCGGAGTGCTTGTAGGACACCCATTTGACACTGTTAAG GTTCGTCTGCAAGTTCAAAACGTAGAGAAACCTCTCTATCGTGGAACCTTCCATTGCTTTCAGTCCATCATAAAGCAAGAATCT GTTTTTGGACTCTATAAAGGTATTGGGTCACCAATGATGGGACTTACCTTCATTAATGCACTTCTATTCGGTGTACAAGGAAATACACTTCGTGCTCTTGGAAAAGACACTCCTCTAAACCAGTTTATTGCAGGGTCAGCAGCAGGGGCTATTCAGTGTGTCATCTGCTGTCCCATGGAGTTAGCAAAGACAAGAATGCAGCTTCAAGGAACAGGTGAATACAAATTAAAGATGAAGAACTACAAAAATTCTCTGGATTGTTTGATCAAAATCTATcgaaaggaagggctgaggggtATCAACAGGGGCATGGTCTCTACACTCATGAGAGAGACACCAAGCTTTGGCTTTTACTTCCTGACCTATGACTGTCTGACCAGATATTTAGGCTGTGAAGCTGAAGACAGTTACGTTATTCCCAAACTCCTGTTTTCTGGAGGGATGTCAGGAATTGTATCCTGGCTCTCAACCTACCCTGTGGATGTGATCAAATCCCGGCTTCAGGCAGATGGAGTTGGCGGAGTCACGCAGTACAGTGGCATTCTAGACTGTGTCAGAAAGAGCTACCACAATGAAGGCTGGAGGGTGTTTACAAGAGGTCTATCTTCTACACTTCTCCGTGCTTTTCCTGTCAATGCAGCTACTTTTGCTACTGTCACAGTGTTCCTAATGTATATGAGGTCAGAAGAAGACCTTCGTGAATGTGAGCCAGGCCCAGCAATCCAGCAGCCTTCAAGTTTGTGA